A DNA window from Streptomyces canus contains the following coding sequences:
- the folK gene encoding 2-amino-4-hydroxy-6-hydroxymethyldihydropteridine diphosphokinase translates to MTASFAAGHSDPTVQPVPASVVQQVDAADTTLHNPKRAVLSLGSNLGNRLETLQGAIDALEDTPGVRIKAVSPVYETQPWGVAADSQPSYFNAVVVLKTTLPPSSLLERAHAVEEAFNRVRDERWGPRTLDVDIVAYAEVVSDDPVLTLPHPRAHERAFVLVPWHDVEPEAQLPGRGPVAELLDTVTRNGVEPRKDLELQLPE, encoded by the coding sequence ATGACCGCGTCCTTCGCCGCGGGTCACAGCGACCCGACCGTACAGCCGGTGCCCGCCTCCGTCGTGCAGCAGGTGGACGCCGCCGACACCACCCTCCACAACCCGAAGCGGGCCGTGCTCTCCCTCGGTTCCAACCTCGGCAACCGCCTGGAGACCCTCCAGGGGGCCATCGACGCCCTGGAGGACACGCCCGGCGTCCGCATCAAGGCCGTCTCCCCCGTCTACGAGACGCAGCCGTGGGGCGTGGCGGCCGACAGCCAGCCGTCGTACTTCAACGCGGTCGTCGTGCTGAAGACCACGCTCCCCCCGTCCTCCCTGCTGGAGCGGGCGCACGCGGTCGAGGAGGCCTTCAACCGGGTGCGGGACGAGCGCTGGGGCCCGCGCACCCTCGACGTCGACATCGTCGCGTACGCCGAGGTGGTCTCCGACGATCCGGTCCTCACCCTGCCCCACCCCCGCGCCCATGAGCGCGCTTTCGTGCTCGTCCCCTGGCACGACGTGGAACCCGAGGCCCAGTTGCCCGGCCGCGGCCCGGTCGCCGAACTCCTCGACACCGTCACGCGAAACGGCGTGGAACCCCGCAAGGACCTGGAACTCCAGCTGCCCGAATAG
- the folB gene encoding dihydroneopterin aldolase, which produces MDRVALRGLKARGHHGVFPKEREEGQTFIVDIVLGLDTRPAAADDDLTKTVHYGIVAEEVVAVVEGEPVNLIETLAERIAQACLKHEGVEEVEVRVHKPDAPITVPFDDVTVTITRSRV; this is translated from the coding sequence GTGGATCGTGTCGCGCTGCGCGGCCTGAAGGCCCGCGGGCACCACGGTGTGTTCCCCAAGGAGCGCGAGGAGGGCCAGACCTTCATCGTGGACATCGTCCTGGGACTGGACACCCGGCCGGCTGCCGCCGACGACGACCTGACGAAGACCGTGCACTACGGCATCGTGGCGGAGGAGGTCGTGGCCGTCGTCGAGGGCGAACCCGTCAACCTCATCGAGACGCTCGCCGAGCGCATCGCCCAGGCCTGTCTGAAGCACGAAGGGGTAGAGGAGGTCGAGGTCAGGGTCCACAAACCCGACGCACCGATCACCGTGCCCTTCGACGACGTGACCGTCACCATCACCCGGAGCCGAGTATGA
- a CDS encoding nuclear transport factor 2 family protein: MSAPHTDVEQVEAANTAFYEALERGDFEELSSFWLTPADLGVDEEYHDPADVGVVSCVHPGWPVLTGRGEVLRSYALIMANTDYIQFFLTDVHVSVTGDTALVTCTENILSGGPAPEGGEELGPLVGQLVVATNVFRRTPEGWKMWSHHASPVLAENDEDEDGETPS, from the coding sequence GTGAGCGCCCCCCACACCGACGTGGAACAGGTGGAAGCCGCCAACACCGCCTTCTACGAGGCGCTGGAGCGCGGTGACTTCGAGGAGCTGTCCTCGTTCTGGCTCACCCCTGCCGACCTGGGCGTCGACGAGGAGTACCACGACCCGGCCGACGTCGGCGTGGTCTCCTGCGTGCATCCCGGCTGGCCCGTGCTGACCGGCCGCGGCGAGGTCCTCAGGTCGTACGCGCTGATCATGGCGAACACGGACTACATCCAGTTCTTCCTCACGGACGTGCACGTCTCCGTGACCGGCGACACCGCCCTGGTGACGTGCACCGAGAACATCCTCAGCGGCGGCCCGGCGCCCGAGGGCGGCGAGGAGCTCGGACCGCTCGTCGGCCAGCTGGTGGTCGCCACGAACGTGTTCCGCCGCACCCCCGAGGGCTGGAAGATGTGGTCCCACCACGCCTCTCCGGTGCTGGCCGAGAACGACGAGGACGAGGACGGGGAAACCCCTTCCTGA
- the folP gene encoding dihydropteroate synthase — MSKQSGRGYVAGLPEWDRCAVMGVVNVTPDSFSDGGRWFDTTAAVKHGLALVEEGADLVDVGGESTRPGATRVDEDEELRRVIPVVRGLASEGVTVSVDTMRASVAEQALAAGAALVNDVSGGLADPAMIPVVADASAPFVVMHWRGFLEGGNVKGVYADVVAEVVDELHARVDAVLAGGVSPDRVVVDPGLGFSKDAEHDLVLLSHLDRLLRLGHPLLVAASRKRFLGRVLAGPKGAPPPARERDAATAAVSALAAHAGAWAVRVHEVRATADAVRVARAVEGAR; from the coding sequence ATGAGCAAGCAGAGCGGACGCGGGTACGTCGCCGGGCTTCCGGAATGGGACCGCTGCGCGGTCATGGGAGTCGTGAACGTCACCCCCGACTCCTTCTCCGACGGCGGCCGCTGGTTCGACACCACGGCCGCCGTCAAGCACGGCCTCGCCCTCGTCGAGGAGGGTGCCGACCTCGTCGACGTCGGCGGCGAGTCCACCCGCCCCGGAGCCACCCGGGTGGATGAGGACGAGGAGCTCCGGCGCGTCATCCCTGTCGTCCGCGGCCTCGCCTCCGAAGGCGTCACCGTCTCGGTCGACACCATGCGCGCCTCCGTCGCCGAACAGGCCCTCGCCGCCGGCGCGGCCCTCGTCAACGACGTCAGCGGCGGCCTCGCCGACCCCGCGATGATCCCGGTCGTCGCCGACGCGAGCGCCCCCTTCGTCGTCATGCACTGGCGCGGCTTCCTGGAGGGCGGCAACGTCAAGGGCGTCTACGCCGACGTCGTCGCCGAGGTCGTCGACGAGCTCCACGCGCGTGTGGACGCCGTCCTCGCGGGCGGCGTCTCTCCCGACCGTGTCGTCGTCGACCCGGGCCTCGGCTTCTCCAAGGACGCCGAGCACGACCTGGTCCTCCTCTCCCACCTCGACCGCCTTCTCCGCCTCGGCCACCCCCTCCTCGTCGCCGCCTCCCGCAAGCGGTTCCTCGGCCGTGTCCTCGCCGGTCCGAAAGGCGCCCCGCCGCCCGCCCGCGAGCGCGATGCCGCCACGGCCGCCGTCTCCGCCCTCGCGGCGCACGCCGGCGCGTGGGCGGTGCGCGTGCACGAGGTGCGCGCGACGGCGGACGCGGTACGGGTCGCCCGCGCCGTGGAAGGAGCCCGGTGA
- a CDS encoding phosphatidylglycerol lysyltransferase domain-containing protein yields the protein MSGGVPIRSTRLRRALHGPRPEAVPVLVARACALVGLLDIAAGVFPRFRHSRMHTMAEVLPGALGPFAAALSLSTGVLLLLLAHGLRRRKRRAWRAAVALLPAGALAQFTYRHSLVGAAISLALLAPLLRHRDQFRALPDPRSRWRALANFVLMGAGSLVLGLIIVSVHPNRMVGNPSLADRITHVLYGLFGFEGPVDYQGDTSWTVGASLGALGLLTAITTIYLAFRPEHPAAHLTEEDESRLRALLAKHGGRDSLGHFALRRDKAVVFSPSGKAAVTYRVVSGVMLASGDPIGDVEAWPGAIERFMDEAQAHSWTPAVMGCSETGGEVWTRETGLDALELGDEAVVDVADFSLAGRAMRNVRQMVKRIERAGYETRVRRVRDLGETELERVRQAADDWRGTDTERGFSMALGRIGDLADGDCLIATAHKADGQPGPYGDLKAILHFVPWGTDGVSLDLMRRDRSADPGMNELLIVAALQAAPKLDITRVSLNFAMFRAALARGEKIGAGPVLRAWRGLLVFLSRWFQIESLYKFNAKFQPRWEPRFVVYRASGDLPRIGFAAMQAEGFVNLALPLPRFLRRRSHTARVCAHAVAERDVRAA from the coding sequence ATGTCGGGCGGGGTTCCGATCCGATCAACACGGCTGCGGCGTGCACTGCACGGACCGCGCCCCGAGGCCGTCCCCGTCCTCGTCGCCAGAGCCTGCGCCCTCGTAGGTCTTCTGGACATCGCCGCCGGCGTCTTTCCGCGCTTCCGGCACAGTCGTATGCACACCATGGCCGAGGTACTGCCCGGCGCGCTCGGCCCGTTCGCGGCCGCGCTCTCGCTCAGCACCGGCGTGCTGTTGCTGCTGCTCGCCCACGGCCTCAGGCGCCGCAAGCGCCGGGCCTGGCGGGCGGCCGTGGCACTGCTGCCGGCGGGTGCGCTGGCGCAGTTCACGTACCGCCACTCACTCGTCGGGGCGGCCATCTCACTCGCCCTGCTCGCGCCGCTGCTGCGCCACCGCGACCAGTTCAGGGCGCTGCCCGACCCGCGCAGCCGCTGGCGCGCGCTCGCCAACTTCGTCCTCATGGGCGCCGGTTCCCTCGTCCTCGGGCTGATCATCGTCAGCGTCCACCCGAACCGCATGGTCGGGAACCCGAGCCTGGCCGATCGCATCACGCACGTCCTGTACGGCCTCTTCGGCTTCGAGGGCCCCGTCGACTACCAGGGCGACACCTCGTGGACCGTCGGCGCCTCCCTGGGCGCCCTGGGTCTGCTCACGGCGATCACCACGATCTACCTCGCCTTCCGCCCCGAGCACCCGGCCGCCCACCTCACGGAAGAGGACGAGAGCCGTCTGCGGGCCCTGCTGGCCAAGCACGGCGGCCGTGACTCCCTCGGTCACTTCGCGCTGCGCCGCGACAAGGCCGTCGTCTTCTCCCCCAGCGGCAAGGCGGCCGTGACCTACCGCGTCGTCTCCGGCGTGATGCTCGCCAGCGGCGACCCGATCGGTGACGTCGAGGCCTGGCCGGGCGCGATCGAGCGCTTCATGGACGAGGCCCAGGCGCACTCCTGGACGCCCGCCGTCATGGGCTGTTCCGAGACCGGCGGCGAGGTGTGGACCCGCGAGACCGGCCTGGACGCCCTCGAACTGGGCGACGAGGCGGTGGTGGACGTCGCGGATTTCTCGCTCGCCGGCCGCGCGATGCGCAATGTGCGCCAGATGGTCAAGCGCATCGAGCGGGCCGGTTACGAGACCCGGGTGCGGCGCGTCCGTGACCTCGGGGAGACCGAGCTGGAGCGCGTGCGGCAGGCCGCCGACGACTGGCGCGGCACGGACACCGAGCGCGGCTTCTCGATGGCCCTGGGCCGCATCGGCGACCTCGCCGACGGCGACTGCCTCATCGCCACCGCCCACAAGGCGGACGGGCAGCCCGGTCCCTACGGCGATCTGAAGGCGATCCTGCACTTCGTTCCGTGGGGCACGGACGGCGTCTCCCTGGACCTGATGCGGCGAGACCGCTCGGCGGACCCCGGCATGAACGAACTGCTGATCGTGGCCGCCCTCCAGGCGGCCCCGAAACTCGACATCACGCGCGTGTCACTCAACTTCGCCATGTTCCGCGCGGCGCTGGCACGCGGCGAGAAGATCGGCGCGGGTCCGGTGCTGCGCGCCTGGCGGGGTCTGCTGGTCTTCCTGTCCCGCTGGTTCCAGATCGAGTCCCTGTACAAGTTCAACGCCAAGTTCCAGCCCCGCTGGGAACCCCGTTTCGTCGTCTACCGGGCCTCCGGCGACCTCCCGCGCATCGGCTTCGCCGCCATGCAGGCGGAGGGCTTCGTCAATCTCGCCCTCCCGTTGCCGCGCTTCCTGCGCCGCCGCTCGCACACCGCACGCGTGTGTGCCCACGCGGTCGCGGAGCGGGACGTCAGAGCGGCCTGA
- a CDS encoding alpha/beta hydrolase, producing MGLLSNNTLVPAVLSAVALFAGTVWLWPRLARPGWRPVSGRIGLLLTTQVLIFVAVGLAANQAFGFYASWADLFGQETDQGVVVDHNPGQRSSGPLTVTEIGDVPGKGGSRPSLAGQVQTVDIVGPKSHIASPAYVYLPPEYFQERYRTRTFPAAVVLTGYPGTARALVDKLHYPRTALELTKSGRMQPMILVMLRPTVAPPRDTECADVPGGPQTETFFAKDLPKAINEHYRVGKELGNWGIIGDSTGGYCALKLAMHHPKVYVAGAGLSPYYNAPVDPTTGDLFQGDKALRNRANLWWCLKHLSAPDTSLLVSSSKVGEKNYKDTLKFIERVKATETTRISSIILESGGHNFTTWRREIPATLEWMSGLLSGDQRSMSDR from the coding sequence ATGGGTCTCTTGAGCAACAACACGCTGGTGCCGGCGGTCCTGTCCGCAGTGGCGCTGTTCGCCGGCACGGTGTGGCTCTGGCCACGGTTGGCGCGCCCGGGTTGGCGGCCCGTCAGCGGCCGTATCGGACTGCTGCTCACGACGCAGGTCCTGATCTTCGTAGCGGTAGGACTCGCCGCGAACCAGGCCTTCGGGTTCTACGCCTCCTGGGCCGACCTGTTCGGGCAGGAGACCGACCAGGGCGTGGTGGTCGACCACAACCCGGGCCAACGGTCGAGCGGGCCCCTGACGGTGACGGAGATAGGGGACGTGCCCGGCAAGGGCGGCTCTCGGCCGTCGTTGGCCGGTCAGGTCCAGACGGTCGACATCGTCGGCCCCAAGTCCCACATCGCCAGCCCCGCGTACGTCTATCTCCCGCCGGAGTATTTCCAGGAGCGCTATCGAACGCGTACCTTCCCCGCCGCCGTCGTACTCACCGGTTATCCGGGCACCGCGCGGGCGCTGGTGGACAAACTCCACTATCCGCGCACAGCTCTGGAACTCACCAAGAGCGGCCGTATGCAGCCGATGATCCTCGTGATGCTGCGGCCGACCGTGGCACCGCCGCGGGACACCGAGTGCGCGGACGTTCCGGGCGGTCCGCAGACCGAGACGTTCTTCGCGAAGGACCTTCCGAAAGCGATCAACGAGCACTACAGGGTGGGCAAGGAGCTGGGGAACTGGGGAATCATCGGGGACTCCACGGGCGGCTACTGCGCGCTGAAGCTCGCCATGCACCACCCCAAGGTGTACGTCGCCGGGGCGGGCCTGTCCCCGTACTACAACGCGCCCGTCGACCCCACCACGGGCGACCTCTTCCAGGGCGACAAGGCGCTGCGCAACCGCGCGAACCTGTGGTGGTGCCTCAAGCACCTGAGCGCGCCGGACACCTCACTGCTCGTCAGCAGCAGCAAGGTGGGCGAGAAGAACTACAAGGACACCCTGAAGTTCATAGAGCGGGTGAAGGCGACGGAAACGACTCGGATCTCGTCGATCATCCTCGAAAGCGGCGGGCACAACTTCACCACCTGGCGGCGGGAGATCCCGGCGACCTTGGAGTGGATGAGCGGGCTGCTGTCCGGTGATCAGCGATCGATGAGTGATCGGTGA
- a CDS encoding PH domain-containing protein, with translation MTAPGVDDAVQEKPEKEPVTERRLHPITPLRRAWAPVAVVIGWAVHDPDQTQRQLTRLTTTTLLIALAVVVPAAALYGFLTWWFTHFAVTDTELRIRTGLLFRRTAHIRLERIQAIDVTQPLLARVAGVAKLRLDVVGTDKKDELAFLGEREARALRAELLARAAGFAPETAHEVGEAPARELLHTPPRDLALSLVLTGATWGSLVAALVVPPLLWMATHSVWTVLATALPLLGAAGASSVGRFVTEYDWTVGESPDGLRIDHGLLDRTHETVPPGRVQTVRIVEPLLWRRRGWVRVELDVAGSSNSVLVPVAPREVAEAVVARVLPGVTVPPLSRPPRRAGRCVPVWWRGYGLAVTDSVFAARQGLLRRSLALVPHAKVQSVRLTQGPWERLWRVADVHVDTGANKTVTARLRDAQEAAELLKSQAERSRTGRKGARPDRWMV, from the coding sequence GTGACCGCGCCGGGCGTCGACGACGCCGTACAGGAGAAGCCGGAGAAGGAACCCGTCACCGAGCGGCGGCTGCATCCCATAACGCCCCTCAGGCGGGCGTGGGCGCCGGTCGCGGTCGTCATCGGATGGGCCGTGCACGACCCCGACCAGACGCAGCGCCAGCTGACCCGGCTGACGACCACCACGCTGCTGATCGCGCTCGCCGTCGTCGTCCCGGCCGCCGCCCTGTACGGCTTTCTCACCTGGTGGTTCACCCACTTCGCGGTGACCGACACGGAACTGCGCATCCGGACCGGGCTGTTGTTCCGGCGCACCGCGCACATCCGGCTCGAGCGGATCCAGGCGATCGACGTCACCCAGCCGCTCCTCGCGCGCGTGGCGGGCGTCGCGAAGCTCAGGCTCGATGTCGTGGGCACCGACAAGAAGGACGAACTGGCCTTCCTCGGGGAGCGCGAGGCGCGGGCCCTGCGCGCGGAACTCCTCGCGCGCGCCGCCGGGTTCGCTCCCGAGACCGCGCACGAGGTGGGTGAGGCTCCGGCGCGCGAGCTGCTGCACACGCCCCCTCGCGATCTCGCGCTCTCCCTCGTGCTGACGGGCGCCACCTGGGGCAGCCTGGTCGCCGCCCTCGTCGTACCACCGCTGCTGTGGATGGCCACCCACAGCGTCTGGACGGTCCTCGCGACCGCCCTGCCGCTGCTCGGCGCCGCGGGCGCGAGCAGCGTGGGACGCTTCGTCACGGAGTACGACTGGACGGTCGGCGAGTCCCCGGACGGGCTGCGCATCGACCACGGTCTCCTGGACCGCACCCACGAGACGGTGCCGCCGGGGCGGGTGCAGACCGTACGGATCGTGGAGCCGCTGCTGTGGCGGCGGCGCGGCTGGGTCCGGGTCGAACTGGACGTGGCCGGTTCGTCCAACTCCGTGCTGGTGCCGGTCGCTCCCCGCGAGGTCGCCGAGGCGGTCGTCGCGCGCGTGCTGCCCGGCGTGACCGTGCCGCCGCTGTCGCGGCCCCCGCGGCGGGCCGGCCGGTGCGTGCCCGTGTGGTGGCGCGGCTACGGACTCGCCGTCACCGACTCGGTGTTCGCGGCACGCCAGGGGCTGCTGCGGCGGAGCCTGGCGCTCGTCCCGCACGCCAAGGTCCAGAGCGTGCGGCTCACGCAAGGGCCCTGGGAGCGGCTGTGGCGGGTCGCCGATGTCCATGTGGACACAGGGGCGAACAAGACCGTCACGGCCCGCCTGAGGGACGCCCAGGAGGCCGCGGAGCTGCTCAAGTCGCAGGCGGAGAGGTCGCGGACGGGACGGAAAGGGGCACGGCCCGACCGCTGGATGGTCTGA
- a CDS encoding PH domain-containing protein, whose amino-acid sequence METGSGQNTEVADDEPVWTGLPPGLLRMRLLLLVVWLGLLAVVLGLLLGLLCGPAWAAFALLPLALIGWGWVMLGRNWRSWRYAERADDLLISRGVMWREETVVPYGRMQLVEVTSGPVERHFGLASVQLHTAAAATDATIPGLDPAEAERLRDRLTELGEARSAGL is encoded by the coding sequence ATGGAGACGGGGAGCGGGCAGAACACTGAGGTCGCCGACGACGAACCGGTGTGGACCGGGCTGCCGCCGGGGCTGCTGCGGATGCGACTGCTGTTGCTGGTGGTGTGGCTGGGACTGCTCGCCGTGGTCCTGGGGCTGCTGCTCGGGCTGCTGTGCGGGCCCGCGTGGGCGGCCTTCGCGCTGCTGCCGCTCGCCCTCATCGGCTGGGGCTGGGTGATGCTCGGCCGCAACTGGCGCTCCTGGCGCTACGCCGAGCGCGCCGACGACCTGCTGATCAGCCGGGGTGTGATGTGGCGCGAGGAGACCGTCGTGCCGTACGGCCGCATGCAGCTGGTCGAGGTCACCTCCGGGCCCGTGGAACGGCACTTCGGGCTGGCCAGCGTCCAGCTGCACACGGCGGCCGCGGCGACCGACGCGACCATCCCCGGCCTCGACCCGGCCGAGGCGGAGCGGCTGCGCGACCGGCTCACCGAACTCGGCGAGGCCCGATCGGCGGGCCTGTGA
- a CDS encoding NADH-quinone oxidoreductase subunit D: protein MTPTTETTVGIGGATESTDMVLNIGPQHPSTHGVLRLRLVLDGERIMSAEPVIGYMHRGAEKLFEARDYRQIIMLANRHDWLSAFSNELGVVLAVERMLGMEVPTRAVWTRTLLAELNRVLNHLMFLGSYPLELGGITPVFYAFREREVLQNVMEEVSGGRMHYMFNRVGGLKEDLPAGWSTRARAAVSAVRSRMDRFDDLVLGNEIFRGRTRDVGVLAPQAVHAYGVSGPIARASGVDFDLRRDEPYLGYGELQDTLKVVTREEGDCLARFEVLLEQTHNALDLADACLDRLAELPPGPINQRLPKVLKAPEGHTYAWTENPLGINGYYLVSKGEKTPYRLKLRSASYNNIQALVELLPGTLVADMVAILGSLFFVVGDIDK from the coding sequence ATGACTCCTACGACGGAGACCACGGTCGGCATCGGCGGCGCCACGGAGAGCACCGACATGGTGCTCAACATCGGACCGCAGCACCCGTCCACCCATGGTGTGCTGCGCCTGAGGCTCGTCCTGGACGGCGAGCGCATCATGAGCGCGGAGCCGGTGATCGGCTACATGCACCGCGGTGCGGAGAAGCTCTTCGAGGCGCGCGACTACCGCCAGATCATCATGCTCGCCAACCGCCACGACTGGCTGTCGGCCTTCTCCAACGAGCTGGGCGTGGTCCTCGCCGTGGAGCGGATGCTCGGCATGGAGGTCCCCACGCGCGCGGTGTGGACGCGCACGCTGCTCGCCGAGCTCAACCGGGTGCTGAACCACCTGATGTTCCTGGGCTCGTATCCGCTGGAACTCGGCGGCATCACCCCTGTCTTCTACGCGTTCCGGGAGCGGGAGGTTCTCCAGAACGTCATGGAGGAGGTCTCCGGCGGCCGGATGCACTACATGTTCAACCGCGTCGGCGGCCTCAAGGAGGACCTGCCGGCCGGCTGGTCCACGCGCGCGCGTGCCGCCGTCTCCGCCGTGCGCTCGCGCATGGACCGCTTCGACGACCTGGTGCTCGGCAACGAGATCTTCCGGGGTCGCACCCGGGACGTGGGCGTCCTCGCGCCCCAGGCCGTCCACGCGTACGGCGTCAGCGGGCCCATCGCGCGTGCGTCGGGCGTCGACTTCGACCTGCGCCGCGACGAGCCGTACCTCGGCTACGGAGAGCTCCAGGACACGCTGAAGGTGGTCACGCGCGAGGAGGGCGACTGCCTCGCCCGCTTCGAGGTCCTCCTGGAGCAGACCCACAACGCCCTCGACCTCGCCGACGCCTGCCTGGACCGGCTCGCCGAGCTGCCGCCCGGACCGATCAACCAGCGGCTCCCCAAGGTCCTCAAGGCGCCCGAGGGGCACACGTACGCCTGGACCGAGAACCCGCTCGGCATCAACGGCTACTACCTCGTCAGCAAGGGCGAGAAGACCCCGTACCGGCTGAAGCTGCGCTCGGCCTCGTACAACAACATCCAGGCCCTGGTCGAACTGCTGCCGGGCACGCTGGTCGCGGACATGGTGGCGATCCTGGGATCACTGTTCTTCGTGGTCGGGGACATCGACAAGTAG
- a CDS encoding SAM-dependent methyltransferase, with the protein MTDDTTAWPTGDWSGWRAATEAALYGPDGFYRRSEGPAGHFRTSVHASPLFAEAVALLLCRVDEALGRPARLDFVDMAAGRGELATGVLAALPADVAARTRAYAVELADRPEALDHRVEWLTGPPKNITGLLFANEWLDNVPVEIAETDSTGVPRHVLVRRDGRERLGEPVAGAEAEWLDRWWPLPPEEGLRAEIGLPRDEAWASAVAAVERGLAVAVDYTHTASSRPLFGTLTGFRAGRETAPVPDGSCDLTAHVALDACALPGGRVLTQRDALRALGIEGARPSLTLASTRPAEYVRALARAGEAAELTAAGGLGDFGWLLQPVGLSAGVPDAPLDGPLADLLVDVPDHEEQ; encoded by the coding sequence GTGACCGATGACACGACGGCCTGGCCGACGGGCGACTGGAGCGGCTGGCGGGCCGCCACCGAGGCCGCCCTCTACGGCCCTGACGGCTTCTACCGCAGGTCGGAGGGCCCGGCCGGGCACTTCCGTACGTCCGTGCACGCCTCGCCGTTGTTCGCCGAGGCCGTGGCCCTGCTCCTGTGCCGCGTCGACGAGGCGCTCGGGCGGCCCGCACGGCTCGACTTCGTCGACATGGCCGCGGGGCGGGGCGAGCTGGCCACCGGCGTCCTCGCCGCCCTGCCCGCCGACGTGGCCGCCCGCACGCGCGCGTACGCGGTCGAGCTCGCCGACCGCCCCGAGGCCCTCGATCACCGGGTCGAGTGGCTGACCGGGCCCCCGAAGAACATCACCGGGCTGCTGTTCGCCAACGAATGGCTGGACAACGTACCCGTGGAGATCGCCGAGACGGACTCCACGGGCGTCCCACGACATGTGCTCGTACGGCGGGACGGTCGCGAGCGTCTCGGGGAGCCGGTCGCCGGTGCGGAGGCCGAGTGGCTGGACCGGTGGTGGCCACTGCCGCCCGAGGAGGGGCTGCGGGCCGAGATCGGCCTGCCCCGGGACGAGGCGTGGGCGTCGGCGGTCGCCGCGGTGGAGCGGGGGCTCGCGGTCGCCGTCGACTACACGCACACGGCATCCTCACGCCCCCTGTTCGGGACACTCACCGGTTTCCGTGCAGGGCGCGAGACGGCACCCGTACCGGACGGGTCATGCGACCTCACGGCCCATGTGGCGCTGGACGCGTGCGCGCTCCCCGGAGGGCGCGTGCTGACCCAACGCGACGCGTTGCGCGCCCTGGGCATCGAGGGCGCACGCCCCTCGCTCACGCTCGCGTCCACGCGGCCCGCGGAATACGTACGCGCCCTCGCGCGTGCCGGAGAGGCCGCCGAGCTCACCGCGGCGGGTGGCCTCGGTGACTTCGGCTGGCTGCTCCAGCCCGTGGGCCTGTCCGCCGGAGTTCCGGACGCACCCCTCGACGGGCCGCTCGCCGACCTACTTGTCGATGTCCCCGACCACGAAGAACAGTGA
- a CDS encoding sensor histidine kinase, which translates to MQRLYDFLRRHPTGVDVFWAVLLFGISLASETARGESRGAEPPLAIVPIVLLLCLAIALRRRMPERMLLLAIGLGVVQLALDVETTSADFAFLVIVYTVAATGARWASRLALTVGLCAAPLAQMRWWNENTSGLGNVALMIFQTVPFALAWVLGDSIRTRRAYFAQLEERNARLEKEREAQAKVAVAAERARIARELHDVVAHNVSVMVVQADGAAYVLDAAPDQAKKALETISSTGRQALAEMRRLLGVLRTGEHQEGGEYVPQPDVEQIEDLVEQCRGSGLPVDFKIEGTPRPLPSGVELTAYRIVQEALTNTRKHGGPNAGASVRLVYFDDGLGLLVEDDGKGAPHELYEEGGADGAGHGLIGMRERVGMVGGTLDAGPRPGGGFRISALLPLKPAH; encoded by the coding sequence GTGCAACGCCTCTATGACTTCCTCCGCAGGCACCCGACAGGGGTCGACGTCTTCTGGGCCGTCCTCCTGTTCGGGATATCGCTCGCGAGCGAAACCGCCCGTGGGGAGTCCCGAGGGGCTGAGCCCCCGTTGGCGATCGTTCCGATCGTCCTGCTGTTGTGCCTGGCGATAGCGCTGCGCAGGCGCATGCCGGAGCGCATGCTGCTGTTGGCCATCGGGCTCGGCGTGGTGCAGCTCGCGCTGGACGTGGAGACCACGAGCGCCGACTTCGCCTTCCTGGTGATCGTCTACACGGTGGCCGCCACGGGCGCCCGATGGGCCTCCCGGCTGGCGTTGACGGTCGGCCTGTGCGCGGCTCCCTTGGCACAGATGCGCTGGTGGAACGAGAACACCAGCGGCCTCGGCAACGTCGCCCTCATGATCTTCCAGACCGTCCCGTTCGCCCTGGCCTGGGTGCTCGGCGACTCGATCCGCACCCGGCGCGCCTACTTCGCGCAGCTGGAGGAGCGCAACGCCCGCCTGGAGAAGGAGCGTGAGGCGCAGGCGAAGGTCGCCGTCGCAGCCGAGCGCGCCCGCATCGCCCGCGAGCTGCACGACGTCGTCGCCCACAACGTGTCCGTCATGGTCGTCCAGGCCGACGGCGCCGCCTATGTCCTCGACGCCGCGCCCGACCAGGCCAAGAAGGCACTGGAGACCATCTCCTCCACCGGCCGCCAGGCCCTCGCCGAGATGCGCCGCCTGCTGGGCGTGCTGCGCACCGGCGAGCACCAGGAGGGCGGCGAGTACGTTCCGCAGCCCGACGTCGAACAGATCGAGGACCTCGTCGAGCAGTGCCGCGGTTCCGGCCTCCCCGTCGACTTCAAGATCGAGGGCACCCCGCGCCCGCTGCCCAGCGGCGTCGAGCTCACGGCGTACCGCATCGTGCAGGAGGCGCTCACCAACACGCGCAAGCACGGCGGCCCGAACGCGGGCGCGAGCGTGCGCCTGGTCTACTTCGACGACGGCCTCGGCCTGCTCGTCGAGGACGACGGCAAGGGCGCTCCGCATGAGCTGTACGAGGAGGGCGGCGCCGACGGCGCGGGCCACGGACTGATCGGCATGCGCGAGCGCGTCGGCATGGTCGGCGGCACCCTGGACGCGGGTCCCCGCCCCGGCGGAGGATTCCGCATCAGTGCGCTGCTGCCGCTCAAACCAGCGCATTGA